The sequence below is a genomic window from Rudanella lutea DSM 19387.
TTACGCCTGTCGAAGGTACTTCGCATCAGCAACTAGTTGTCGCACAAATTTTTACCGTCTCCGCAGCAGGAAATATAGCCCGGCCGCAATCACAGCCCCCAGTGCCAGACCACGCGCTACGTGGTACGAGGTAGGCGTTGGCATCGACACGATCCCGTTTTCGTCGGTAATGGCGGGTTCTTTCACATACCGGCCCCGTGACGGAATCGAGCGTTGGTCAAAATTATCCACTAATCGGCTCAGCTCCAGCGTCAGGTCGAGGCCGCGAATCGAGATGCCGTGCCCCGTGCCTGCCGTCAGCGGGACCAGATCGGCCAGTTTCTTGACGGATTGCCGGGCATCATCCCAGTTGATCGTAAAATAGGCCGGTGGCCCCTGTACTTCCAGAGCCTGCGTGGCAACCGCCGTCAGGGCGTTCTGGTTGGTGGTGATAAAGGCGTCGCCCGCAATCAGGGTGCGGTCGCTGTCACGGAACAGCGAAATATGTCCCGGTGCATGACCGGGCGTGTGGATGGCCCGCCAACCGGGCAGGTCGTCGATGTGCCCATCGTCGGGAATCGGGCGTACGTGTTGGCTGATGTCGATGGGCCCGAGCGGAAATACCCACGATAGGTACGCCATGCCCCCGCCCCCAATAGCTGGGTCGGGTGGTGGATAGCTCGACTTACCGGTAAGGAAGGGCATTTCGAGCCGGTGCGCGTAAACCGGCACATCGCCCCATTCTTCGAGCAGAGTTTTCAACGAGCCTACATGGTCGCCGTGGCCGTGAGTCAGCACAATAGCCTGTGGTTTGCAGGGGCCGCCGTCGGGGCTCGGTCCGTAGAGTTTTTCGGCTTCCTGCCGGATGGTATTGGCGTAGCCCGGCAAGCCGGCATCGACCAATACCCAGGGGTTGCCGGGGCCGGGGTCGCCGATGAAGAACACGTTAACAAACAGTGTTTTAATGCCAAACACGTCGTAAGTCACATCGTATGGCGTAGCCTTTCGGGTGACCGTTTCGGTGGTTTGAATTTCCATAACGGTTGAGATTTGTTACCAACTCAACCGATGCCGTTTCGCAAAGTTTGATTA
It includes:
- a CDS encoding MBL fold metallo-hydrolase; this translates as MEIQTTETVTRKATPYDVTYDVFGIKTLFVNVFFIGDPGPGNPWVLVDAGLPGYANTIRQEAEKLYGPSPDGGPCKPQAIVLTHGHGDHVGSLKTLLEEWGDVPVYAHRLEMPFLTGKSSYPPPDPAIGGGGMAYLSWVFPLGPIDISQHVRPIPDDGHIDDLPGWRAIHTPGHAPGHISLFRDSDRTLIAGDAFITTNQNALTAVATQALEVQGPPAYFTINWDDARQSVKKLADLVPLTAGTGHGISIRGLDLTLELSRLVDNFDQRSIPSRGRYVKEPAITDENGIVSMPTPTSYHVARGLALGAVIAAGLYFLLRRR